Proteins found in one Nostoc sp. NIES-3756 genomic segment:
- a CDS encoding ankyrin repeat domain-containing protein, producing the protein MKDKSKPDLSIPTKEWLLQKSYNPDDLNQPGENGDTALMRATREGINDVVQELIDLGVDINARNNDNNNALWFACFGNDYDLIHLLLAANIDINNQNDNGATVLMYAASAGKTEVVELLLQYHPNLYLKNLDDFQAIDFASNVEVLRLLKNVTK; encoded by the coding sequence ATGAAAGATAAGAGTAAACCGGATTTGAGTATTCCGACTAAAGAATGGTTGCTGCAAAAAAGCTACAATCCTGATGACTTAAATCAGCCTGGGGAAAATGGCGATACAGCTTTGATGAGAGCTACACGAGAAGGTATTAATGATGTCGTCCAGGAGTTGATAGATTTAGGTGTGGATATCAACGCTAGAAACAACGACAATAATAACGCTTTGTGGTTTGCTTGTTTTGGTAACGACTACGATTTAATTCATTTGTTACTAGCAGCCAATATCGACATTAACAACCAAAATGATAACGGTGCGACTGTTTTAATGTATGCTGCCTCGGCTGGGAAAACAGAAGTAGTAGAGTTACTTCTACAATACCATCCTAACCTATATTTAAAAAATTTGGATGATTTTCAGGCTATAGATTTCGCTAGTAATGTAGAAGTTTTAAGGTTGCTGAAAAATGTCACAAAGTGA
- a CDS encoding CBS domain-containing protein, which yields MRAKQIMTQDVATIRGSASVAEAVRLMRLKGLRALIVEPRHSADAYGIITVADIAGKVIAYGKDSDSVRVYEIMSKPCITVDPDLDVEYVARLLSNNNLWCAPVIRGELMGVISITDIVSKGDFIAKPKLTFLRKELHKAISDARAISANYGSDSKRAVEAWDLVDELETEACFYGLPKPDKSARELFADKPELVPVG from the coding sequence ATGAGAGCCAAACAAATCATGACTCAAGACGTAGCTACCATTCGCGGCTCCGCTAGTGTAGCTGAAGCGGTCAGACTAATGAGGCTCAAAGGACTGCGTGCTTTGATTGTCGAACCTCGTCATAGTGCTGATGCTTACGGTATCATCACTGTGGCAGATATTGCAGGCAAGGTAATTGCTTATGGGAAAGACTCCGACAGTGTACGTGTCTATGAAATCATGAGCAAACCCTGCATCACCGTCGATCCTGACCTTGATGTAGAGTATGTAGCTCGTTTATTGTCAAACAATAACTTGTGGTGTGCGCCTGTAATTCGTGGTGAATTAATGGGTGTAATTTCTATTACTGATATTGTTAGCAAAGGTGACTTTATTGCTAAACCAAAACTAACCTTCTTGCGGAAAGAATTGCACAAAGCCATCTCCGATGCACGGGCAATTTCTGCTAACTATGGTTCAGATTCTAAAAGAGCAGTTGAAGCTTGGGATTTAGTAGATGAACTGGAAACAGAAGCTTGCTTTTACGGTTTACCAAAACCAGATAAATCTGCTAGAGAGCTATTTGCTGATAAGCCAGAGTTAGTACCAGTTGGTTAA
- a CDS encoding TOBE domain-containing protein, giving the protein MEVSARNFLKTTVKKVVPGTVNTEVTLELAPGVEIVSIITKSSADKLQLSEGKQAYALIKSSDVIVAVD; this is encoded by the coding sequence ATGGAAGTTAGCGCTCGTAATTTCTTAAAAACCACTGTTAAAAAAGTTGTTCCTGGTACAGTCAACACAGAAGTAACATTAGAACTAGCTCCAGGGGTAGAGATAGTTTCGATTATCACAAAATCATCAGCAGATAAATTACAACTTTCTGAAGGTAAGCAGGCTTATGCTTTAATTAAATCTTCAGATGTGATAGTAGCTGTTGATTAA
- a CDS encoding FeoA family protein, whose protein sequence is MYTPFTVTSSSLELLKVGDRGIVKFCNIQDKGVLKKLKSLGLTTGVIITVIQDFPSLIITVGSILLEIDKELARSIYVRVLKN, encoded by the coding sequence ATGTATACTCCCTTCACAGTAACTAGCAGTTCTTTAGAATTGCTAAAAGTTGGCGATCGCGGTATAGTCAAGTTCTGTAATATTCAAGATAAAGGTGTTCTCAAGAAGCTCAAGTCTCTCGGTTTAACAACAGGCGTAATTATCACTGTAATACAAGATTTTCCTTCTTTAATCATTACTGTAGGCAGTATCTTGTTAGAGATAGATAAAGAACTTGCTCGTTCAATTTACGTTCGTGTACTTAAAAATTAA
- a CDS encoding 2Fe-2S iron-sulfur cluster-binding protein → MATYQVRLINKKENLDTTIEIDEDTTIVDGAEEAGIELPFSCHSGSCSSCVGKIVEGEIDQSEQIFLDDEQMAKGFALLCVTYPRSNCTIKTHQEPYLA, encoded by the coding sequence ATGGCTACTTATCAAGTTAGATTGATTAACAAGAAAGAAAACCTTGACACTACAATTGAAATTGATGAAGATACTACAATTGTAGATGGTGCAGAAGAGGCTGGTATTGAGTTACCTTTCTCTTGCCATTCTGGTTCTTGTTCTAGTTGTGTAGGCAAAATTGTTGAAGGCGAAATCGACCAATCTGAACAAATCTTTTTGGATGATGAACAGATGGCTAAAGGCTTCGCTCTACTTTGTGTTACCTACCCCCGTTCCAACTGCACAATTAAGACTCACCAAGAACCTTATCTTGCTTAA
- a CDS encoding HesB/IscA family protein yields the protein MTVTLTEKAEFRLRAFLRGSAKDGDETTKGIRVSVKDGGCSGYEYTMDVTSQPQPDDLVIQQGSVLVYVDAKSAPLLEGIVIDFVEGVVESGFKFSNPNATSTCGCGKSFKAGDCSPEGVPCS from the coding sequence ATGACCGTTACTTTAACAGAAAAAGCTGAATTTCGTCTGCGAGCCTTCCTTCGAGGTTCAGCTAAAGATGGTGACGAAACTACAAAAGGTATTCGCGTATCTGTCAAAGATGGTGGTTGCAGTGGCTATGAGTACACAATGGATGTCACCAGCCAGCCGCAACCAGATGATTTAGTAATTCAACAAGGTAGTGTGTTGGTTTACGTCGATGCAAAAAGCGCTCCTTTATTGGAAGGAATTGTCATTGACTTTGTAGAAGGGGTTGTAGAGAGTGGCTTTAAGTTCTCTAACCCAAATGCAACCAGCACTTGTGGTTGTGGAAAGTCTTTTAAAGCAGGTGATTGTTCTCCCGAAGGCGTACCTTGCAGCTAA
- a CDS encoding HesA/MoeB/ThiF family protein, translating to MINLTPTELERYSRQMMLPNFGEAAQKRLKSATVLVTGVGGLGGTAALYLAVAGVGRLILVRGGDLRLDDMNRQILMTDDWVGKPRVFKAKETLQAINPDIQIETIHDYITPENVDSLVQSADMALDCAHNFTERDLLNAACVRWRKPMVEAAMDGMEAYLTTIIPGVTPCLSCIFPEKPEWDRRGFSVLGAVSGTLACLTALEAIKLITGFSQPLLSQLLTIDLNRMEFAKRKSYRDRSCPVCGNNAPWRYGQSNSLETSSNCTHS from the coding sequence GTGATCAACCTAACGCCTACCGAGTTAGAACGTTATAGCCGCCAAATGATGCTCCCTAATTTTGGCGAAGCAGCACAAAAACGTCTGAAGTCAGCGACAGTTTTAGTGACAGGTGTGGGGGGATTAGGCGGTACGGCGGCGCTTTACCTAGCAGTAGCGGGCGTTGGGCGACTAATCCTCGTCCGGGGTGGTGATTTGCGTCTTGATGATATGAATCGTCAGATTTTGATGACTGATGATTGGGTAGGTAAACCAAGGGTATTCAAGGCTAAAGAAACTCTACAAGCTATCAATCCCGATATCCAGATAGAAACAATTCATGATTATATCACCCCGGAAAATGTAGATTCATTAGTACAATCTGCGGATATGGCGCTGGATTGCGCTCACAATTTTACTGAGCGTGATTTGTTGAATGCAGCTTGTGTGCGCTGGCGGAAGCCAATGGTAGAAGCGGCGATGGATGGGATGGAGGCTTACCTGACAACGATTATTCCTGGTGTGACTCCTTGTTTGTCTTGTATCTTCCCGGAAAAACCAGAGTGGGATAGACGCGGCTTTTCTGTTCTCGGCGCTGTCTCTGGGACACTAGCTTGTTTAACAGCGTTGGAAGCAATTAAGTTGATCACTGGTTTTAGTCAGCCGCTATTGTCGCAATTACTCACCATTGACTTGAATCGGATGGAATTTGCCAAGCGTAAATCATACCGCGATCGCTCTTGTCCAGTATGCGGTAATAATGCACCTTGGAGATATGGACAATCTAATTCATTGGAAACCAGCAGCAATTGCACACATAGCTAA
- the nifW gene encoding nitrogenase-stabilizing/protective protein NifW: MTKSLEEFKKLVDAEEYFKFFELDYDAKIVNVNRLHILKKFSQLISEIDTNHPDLSTEEKLNQYSLALQSAYQVFTESSPQEQKLFKVFNDKPKNVITLTELSSD; this comes from the coding sequence ATGACTAAGAGTTTAGAAGAATTTAAGAAGCTCGTAGATGCAGAAGAATATTTTAAATTCTTTGAGCTAGATTACGATGCAAAAATTGTCAATGTTAATCGTTTGCATATTTTGAAAAAGTTCTCGCAACTTATAAGCGAAATTGATACTAATCATCCAGACTTAAGTACAGAAGAAAAGTTAAACCAATACTCATTAGCTTTGCAATCAGCTTATCAAGTATTTACCGAATCATCACCGCAAGAACAAAAGTTGTTCAAGGTGTTTAACGATAAGCCAAAAAATGTAATCACGCTAACAGAACTATCGTCTGATTAG
- a CDS encoding CCE_0567 family metalloprotein: MQIEETSIEEIKTKIKRLNSKAGQMKMDLHDLAEGLPTDYTQLMEVAAATYEIYRQLDELKQELKQLENTK; this comes from the coding sequence ATGCAAATAGAAGAAACAAGCATTGAGGAAATCAAAACTAAAATCAAACGCCTCAACAGTAAAGCTGGGCAAATGAAAATGGATCTGCATGACTTAGCAGAAGGTTTGCCAACAGATTACACCCAACTTATGGAAGTTGCGGCGGCAACTTATGAGATTTATCGTCAGCTAGATGAACTCAAACAAGAGTTAAAGCAATTGGAGAACACAAAATGA
- a CDS encoding NifX-associated nitrogen fixation protein, with protein MTPENNLNGTADSVVSTSPFLKTLVLQIRGQDAYGVYRSWSDDLLLKAFVVTKQKKREISIEGEVDAVTQARIMSFFRAVAARIEQETGLISQVVIDLSHEGFGWALVFSGRLLLTVKTLRDAHRFGFDSLEKLAEEGEKFVEKGLDLAKRYREVSKL; from the coding sequence ATGACACCTGAAAATAATTTAAACGGCACTGCTGATAGTGTTGTTTCTACCTCTCCATTCCTAAAAACATTAGTCCTCCAAATTCGCGGACAAGATGCTTACGGAGTTTACCGTAGCTGGTCTGATGATTTACTCTTGAAAGCCTTTGTTGTTACTAAACAAAAGAAACGAGAAATTTCTATTGAGGGCGAAGTTGATGCAGTAACCCAGGCGCGAATTATGTCATTCTTCCGCGCTGTAGCTGCCAGGATTGAACAAGAAACAGGCTTAATTTCTCAAGTGGTAATTGATTTGAGCCATGAAGGTTTCGGTTGGGCTTTGGTCTTTTCTGGTCGTCTTTTACTCACCGTCAAAACCTTAAGAGATGCTCACCGCTTTGGTTTTGATTCTTTAGAGAAACTGGCAGAAGAAGGAGAGAAGTTTGTCGAAAAAGGACTCGACTTAGCCAAACGCTATCGAGAAGTGAGCAAGTTGTAA
- the nifX gene encoding nitrogen fixation protein NifX: MKIAFTTSDRVHINSHFGSAKEIDVYEINAEGYQFLETLNFEGDLQQDGNEDKVTPKLAALADCAIVYVVAIGGTAAAKLIKKGVTPVKARSEEEKISELLNKLVETLKGNPPPWLRKALLPKTKNFADEIEDEATV, encoded by the coding sequence ATGAAAATTGCCTTTACAACCAGTGACCGAGTTCATATTAATTCGCACTTCGGTTCTGCAAAAGAAATTGATGTCTACGAAATTAACGCAGAAGGATATCAATTCTTAGAAACATTGAACTTTGAAGGCGACCTACAACAAGATGGTAATGAGGATAAAGTTACACCAAAACTTGCAGCATTAGCTGATTGTGCGATTGTTTATGTAGTCGCTATTGGTGGGACTGCTGCTGCTAAATTGATTAAAAAAGGTGTCACTCCTGTAAAGGCGCGTTCCGAAGAAGAAAAAATCAGTGAACTCCTGAATAAATTAGTGGAAACTCTCAAAGGTAATCCTCCACCTTGGTTGCGGAAGGCGTTACTACCAAAAACCAAGAATTTTGCTGATGAAATTGAAGATGAAGCAACAGTATGA
- the nifN gene encoding nitrogenase iron-molybdenum cofactor biosynthesis protein NifN — protein sequence MAIVTLPNKSLAVNPLKQSQALGASLAFLGLKGMIPLFHGSQGCTAFAKVVLVRHFREAIPLATTAMTEVTTILGGEDNIEQAILTLVEKSSPEIIGLCSTGLTETRGDDIERFLKDIRDRHPEISHLPIVFAPTPDFKGALQDGFAAAVESIVKEIPQPGTTRSEQVTILAGSAFTPGDLQEIKEIVTSFGLVPIFVPDIGASLDGHLEDEYTAITASGTTVKQLQEVGCSAFTIALGESMRGAARILEDRFNIPYEVFTELSGLEPVDEFIQALAILSSNPVPEKYCRQRRQLQDAMLDTHFYFGAKRISLALEPDLLWSMVRFMQSMGTQIHAAVTTTRSPLLEQLPIKSVTIGDLEDFEELAVGSDLLIGNSNLGAIAKRLSIPHYRLGIPIYDRLGNGHFTKVGYRGSMEVLFGIGNLFIDAEEGRVKNFHENFVTGNGSYS from the coding sequence ATGGCGATCGTTACGCTCCCCAATAAATCACTTGCAGTTAATCCTCTCAAACAAAGTCAAGCTTTGGGCGCTTCTCTCGCCTTCTTGGGATTGAAGGGGATGATTCCTCTGTTTCACGGTTCCCAAGGTTGTACAGCCTTCGCCAAGGTGGTGTTAGTCCGCCATTTCCGGGAAGCCATTCCCTTGGCGACTACGGCGATGACGGAAGTAACTACTATTTTGGGTGGTGAGGATAATATTGAGCAGGCGATTTTGACTTTGGTAGAGAAGTCCAGTCCAGAAATTATCGGTTTGTGTAGCACTGGACTAACTGAAACCAGAGGCGATGATATTGAACGCTTTCTTAAGGATATCCGCGATCGCCATCCCGAAATATCTCACCTCCCAATTGTATTCGCGCCTACACCAGATTTTAAAGGGGCGTTGCAAGATGGATTTGCGGCGGCTGTGGAAAGCATTGTCAAGGAAATTCCCCAACCCGGTACAACCAGAAGCGAACAAGTCACAATTTTGGCTGGTTCTGCTTTCACACCCGGAGATTTGCAAGAGATTAAAGAGATTGTCACCTCTTTCGGACTTGTACCGATATTCGTTCCTGATATTGGTGCTTCCTTGGATGGACACCTAGAAGATGAATATACGGCGATTACAGCCAGTGGGACAACGGTAAAACAACTACAGGAAGTTGGTTGTTCTGCTTTTACTATCGCCTTGGGTGAGAGTATGCGCGGTGCGGCGAGGATTTTGGAAGACAGATTTAACATTCCCTACGAAGTCTTTACCGAACTGAGTGGGTTAGAACCTGTAGACGAATTTATTCAAGCCTTAGCAATTCTCAGCAGCAACCCTGTACCAGAAAAGTATTGCCGTCAACGTCGCCAACTACAAGACGCGATGTTAGACACACACTTTTACTTCGGTGCAAAACGCATATCCTTGGCGTTAGAACCGGACTTGCTGTGGTCGATGGTAAGATTTATGCAATCGATGGGGACACAAATTCACGCAGCCGTCACCACCACACGCTCACCCCTATTAGAACAACTACCTATCAAGAGCGTTACTATTGGGGATTTAGAAGACTTTGAAGAATTAGCGGTAGGTTCTGACCTGCTTATTGGTAATTCTAACTTAGGAGCGATCGCCAAACGTCTTTCCATCCCTCACTATCGTCTCGGTATCCCCATTTATGACCGTTTAGGTAATGGTCATTTCACCAAAGTCGGCTATCGCGGCTCAATGGAAGTCTTGTTTGGCATCGGTAACTTATTTATAGATGCAGAAGAAGGACGAGTCAAGAACTTCCACGAGAATTTTGTAACGGGTAATGGGTCATATTCATAA
- the nifE gene encoding nitrogenase iron-molybdenum cofactor biosynthesis protein NifE, with translation MKNTQGKINELLNESGCEHNQHKQGEKKNKSCTQQAQPGAAQGGCAFDGAMIALVPIVDAAHLVHGPIACAGNSWGSRGSLSSGPQLYKMGFTTDMSENDVIFGGEKKLYKAILEIHKRYKPSAVFVYATCVTALIGDDMDAVCKTAAEKIGIPVVPVIAPGFIGSKNLGNRFGGESLLEYVVGTAEPEYTTPYDINLIGEYNIAGEMWGVLPLLEKLGIRVLSKITGDARFEEIRYAHRAKLNVMICSRALLNMARKMEEQYGIPYIEESFYGIDDMNRCLRNIAAKLGDPDLQARTEKLIAEETAALDLALAPYRARLKGKRVVLYTGGVKSWSIISAAKDLGIEVVATSTRKSTEEDKAKIKRLLGTDGIMLEKGNAKELLQLVKDTQADMLIAGGRNQYTALKARIPFLDINQERHHPYAGYVGMIEMARELYEALYSPIWEQIRKPAPWDEDMGTLAHEYATSQHPILASIEELI, from the coding sequence ATGAAGAACACCCAAGGCAAAATCAACGAGCTACTGAATGAGTCAGGATGCGAACACAACCAGCACAAACAAGGCGAGAAGAAGAATAAGTCTTGTACACAACAAGCACAACCAGGGGCGGCTCAAGGGGGCTGTGCTTTTGATGGGGCGATGATTGCGCTTGTACCCATCGTCGATGCTGCTCATTTGGTGCATGGGCCGATCGCCTGCGCTGGTAATTCCTGGGGTAGTCGCGGTAGTCTCTCTTCCGGCCCCCAGCTTTACAAAATGGGTTTCACTACCGATATGTCAGAAAATGATGTGATTTTCGGTGGTGAAAAGAAACTCTATAAGGCAATTCTGGAAATCCATAAACGTTACAAACCATCGGCGGTATTTGTCTACGCTACTTGTGTAACAGCCTTGATTGGCGATGATATGGATGCTGTCTGCAAGACTGCGGCGGAGAAAATTGGCATTCCTGTTGTCCCTGTAATTGCTCCTGGCTTCATTGGCAGTAAGAACTTAGGCAACCGCTTTGGTGGTGAATCTTTATTAGAATATGTTGTCGGCACAGCAGAACCGGAGTACACCACACCCTATGATATAAACTTAATCGGCGAATATAACATCGCCGGGGAAATGTGGGGAGTCCTGCCGTTACTAGAAAAATTGGGTATTCGCGTGCTGTCGAAAATCACAGGCGATGCTCGATTTGAAGAAATCCGCTATGCACACCGCGCCAAGCTGAATGTGATGATCTGTTCACGGGCGTTGCTCAATATGGCGAGAAAAATGGAGGAACAATACGGCATCCCCTACATTGAAGAATCTTTCTATGGCATCGATGATATGAATCGATGTCTGCGGAATATTGCCGCTAAATTAGGCGACCCTGATTTACAAGCACGCACTGAAAAGCTAATTGCGGAAGAAACAGCAGCTTTGGATTTGGCGTTGGCTCCCTATCGCGCTCGTCTTAAGGGTAAGCGAGTCGTACTCTATACTGGCGGTGTTAAGAGTTGGTCAATTATCTCGGCGGCGAAGGATTTGGGTATTGAAGTAGTAGCTACCAGCACTAGAAAGAGTACAGAAGAAGATAAAGCTAAGATTAAACGGTTGTTGGGTACTGATGGCATTATGCTAGAAAAAGGCAACGCCAAAGAACTCTTACAACTGGTAAAAGATACACAAGCTGATATGTTAATTGCTGGTGGTCGTAACCAATACACCGCCCTGAAAGCTCGGATTCCTTTCCTTGATATCAACCAAGAACGTCATCATCCTTATGCTGGTTATGTGGGCATGATTGAGATGGCGCGGGAATTGTACGAAGCTCTATATAGTCCGATTTGGGAACAAATTCGTAAGCCTGCGCCTTGGGATGAAGATATGGGGACACTGGCTCACGAATATGCAACAAGTCAACATCCTATTTTGGCATCTATCGAGGAGTTAATCTGA
- a CDS encoding Mo-dependent nitrogenase C-terminal domain-containing protein, translated as MSSTHTHPHPNFHPPNYKKPGPFDIVLRPLRGWIDNFPVKNVRFAHIVCQVIPCCCPFERDVNLLGRTIHIPALCKLNPLYDEFVGLRFRALSYLADECGVDVTKYIC; from the coding sequence ATGTCATCAACTCACACTCATCCTCATCCTAATTTCCACCCACCAAACTATAAGAAACCAGGCCCATTTGATATTGTGCTTCGCCCTTTGCGTGGTTGGATTGATAATTTTCCGGTTAAAAATGTTCGTTTCGCTCACATTGTTTGTCAAGTAATTCCTTGTTGTTGTCCTTTTGAGCGAGATGTTAATTTATTGGGACGGACTATCCATATTCCTGCTTTGTGTAAACTCAATCCTTTGTATGACGAGTTTGTAGGATTGCGTTTTCGTGCTTTATCTTATCTGGCTGATGAATGTGGGGTGGATGTGACAAAGTACATTTGCTAG
- the nifK gene encoding nitrogenase molybdenum-iron protein subunit beta: MPQNPERIVDHVDLFKQPEYTELFENKRKNFEGAHPPEEVERVSEWTKSWDYREKNFAREALTVNPAKGCQPVGAMFAALGFEGTLPFVQGSQGCVAYFRTHLSRHYKEPCSAVSSSMTEDAAVFGGLNNMVEGMQVAYQLYKPKMIAVCTTCMAEVIGDDLGAFITNSKNAGSIPQDFPVPFAHTPSFVGSHVTGYDNMMKGILSNLTEGKKKATSNGKINFIPGFDTYVGNNRELKRMLGVMDVDYTILSDSSDYFDSPNNGEYEMYPGGTKLEDAADSINAKATVALQAYTTPKTREYIETKWKQETKVLRPFGVKGTDEFLTAISELTGKAIPEELEIERGRLVDAITDSYAWIHGKKFAIYGDPDLIISVTNFLLEMGAEPVHILCNNGDEAFKKEMEAILAASPFGKEAKVWIQKDLWHFRSLLFTEPVDFFVGNSYGKYLWRDTNIPMVRIGYPIFDRHHLHRYATLGYQGGLNILNWVVNTLLDEMDRNTNITGKTDISFDLIR; the protein is encoded by the coding sequence ATGCCTCAGAATCCAGAAAGAATTGTAGACCACGTTGATCTATTCAAACAGCCAGAATACACCGAGCTATTTGAAAACAAAAGAAAGAACTTTGAAGGCGCTCACCCTCCTGAAGAAGTTGAAAGAGTGTCTGAATGGACAAAATCTTGGGATTACCGCGAAAAGAACTTCGCTCGTGAAGCTCTAACCGTTAACCCCGCTAAAGGTTGTCAGCCAGTAGGCGCTATGTTCGCTGCTCTGGGTTTTGAAGGTACTCTACCTTTCGTACAAGGTTCTCAAGGTTGTGTAGCTTACTTCCGTACACACCTCAGCCGTCACTACAAAGAGCCTTGTTCCGCAGTTTCTTCTTCCATGACAGAAGACGCAGCAGTATTCGGTGGCTTGAACAACATGGTTGAAGGTATGCAAGTTGCGTACCAACTGTACAAGCCCAAGATGATTGCTGTTTGCACCACCTGTATGGCTGAGGTAATTGGTGACGACTTAGGCGCGTTCATCACCAACTCTAAGAATGCTGGTTCCATTCCTCAAGACTTCCCCGTTCCCTTCGCTCACACCCCCAGTTTCGTTGGTTCTCACGTAACTGGTTACGACAACATGATGAAGGGTATTCTGTCTAACTTGACAGAAGGTAAGAAGAAAGCTACCAGCAACGGTAAAATTAACTTCATTCCTGGTTTTGATACCTATGTAGGTAACAACCGTGAATTGAAGCGGATGCTGGGTGTAATGGATGTTGACTACACCATCCTCTCTGATAGCAGCGACTACTTCGATTCACCAAACAATGGTGAGTACGAAATGTACCCAGGTGGAACCAAGCTGGAAGATGCGGCTGATTCTATCAACGCTAAGGCTACTGTTGCTCTTCAAGCTTACACCACACCCAAGACCCGCGAATACATCGAAACCAAGTGGAAGCAAGAAACAAAAGTTCTACGTCCCTTCGGTGTTAAGGGTACTGACGAGTTCTTGACTGCTATCTCTGAATTGACTGGTAAAGCGATTCCTGAAGAGTTGGAAATCGAACGCGGTCGTTTAGTTGATGCTATCACTGACTCCTACGCTTGGATTCATGGTAAGAAGTTCGCTATCTACGGCGATCCTGACTTGATTATCTCCGTCACCAACTTCTTGTTAGAAATGGGTGCTGAACCTGTACACATCCTCTGCAACAATGGTGATGAAGCTTTCAAGAAAGAAATGGAAGCTATCCTCGCTGCCAGCCCATTCGGTAAAGAAGCTAAAGTTTGGATTCAAAAAGACTTGTGGCACTTCCGTTCCTTGTTGTTCACCGAGCCTGTAGACTTCTTCGTCGGTAACTCCTACGGTAAGTACCTGTGGCGCGATACCAATATCCCAATGGTGCGGATTGGTTATCCTATCTTCGATCGCCATCACTTACACCGCTACGCTACCCTCGGCTACCAAGGTGGTCTAAACATCCTCAACTGGGTTGTTAACACTCTTCTGGATGAAATGGATCGCAACACCAACATCACTGGTAAGACCGATATCTCCTTCGACTTGATTCGCTAG